A part of Actinobaculum sp. 313 genomic DNA contains:
- a CDS encoding TIM barrel protein translates to MKDDLHNYIRPGIIHFMAYPFASSGDGPIAESVERIVNDDFFEAIEITRINGAKERAAVKKLIDTAGMAVGFGAQPYILKQGLNLSDFDEEKRLHTVEVLKGAVDQAYEMGAKKFGFLSGPKPKNKKDTDEALERLAQSIIEIGRYAKSKGDILLSLETFDDSTEKFALIGTNRLGVELAREVRKAIPDFGLMVDLSHLPMQGETVKEAMTVTAEYLNHAHIGTCVISDPEDPAYGDKHPYFSHPKSECHVPEVREFLAGLFDIGYLREDAPERNIVSFEVQPLGDEKVDGVIADAKRVLREAWRLL, encoded by the coding sequence ATGAAGGACGATCTGCATAACTATATTCGCCCCGGCATCATTCACTTCATGGCCTACCCCTTCGCCAGCTCAGGAGATGGCCCTATCGCGGAGTCTGTGGAACGCATCGTCAACGATGACTTCTTCGAGGCCATCGAGATTACGCGGATCAATGGTGCGAAGGAACGGGCCGCAGTGAAGAAGCTGATTGACACCGCCGGCATGGCCGTCGGCTTCGGAGCTCAACCCTACATTCTGAAGCAGGGGCTGAACCTCTCGGATTTCGATGAGGAGAAGCGTCTGCATACAGTCGAGGTGCTCAAGGGCGCCGTCGATCAGGCCTATGAGATGGGTGCGAAAAAGTTCGGTTTTCTCTCCGGGCCCAAGCCGAAGAACAAGAAGGACACAGATGAGGCCCTGGAACGGCTGGCCCAATCGATTATCGAAATCGGCCGTTACGCCAAGTCGAAGGGCGACATCCTCCTTTCGCTGGAGACTTTCGACGACTCCACGGAGAAGTTCGCGCTTATCGGTACCAATCGACTCGGCGTCGAACTGGCACGAGAGGTTCGCAAGGCGATACCGGACTTCGGACTCATGGTTGATCTGTCGCATCTGCCCATGCAGGGCGAGACGGTGAAGGAGGCCATGACGGTGACGGCCGAATACCTCAACCATGCGCATATCGGCACGTGCGTGATTTCCGATCCGGAGGATCCCGCCTATGGTGATAAGCACCCCTACTTCTCCCATCCGAAGTCGGAATGCCATGTGCCGGAGGTGCGCGAATTCCTGGCTGGACTCTTCGACATCGGGTACCTGCGGGAGGACGCCCCGGAGCGCAATATCGTCTCCTTCGAGGTTCAGCCGCTCGGCGACGAGAAGGTTGACGGTGTTATCGCCGATGCTAAGCGCGT
- a CDS encoding transketolase C-terminal domain-containing protein, with translation MTTKTAPREGYAQGLLELGAQHKDVVVLDADCAKSNFTDRFRDAYPDRFINMGIAECDLVGTAAGLAAMGKVPFANAYANFLTGRGFDQIRVSVAYSARNAKIVGHNAGMSAAQEGATHLPLEDIGLMRAIPDMTVIVPADSEEARKAVVAAYELQGPVYLRIGKLPVPDVTTAGTPFEIGKAHTMREGADITIVSTGCVLYEALAAAEELAREGLSAEVLNVHTVKPLDAAAILASVARTGCAVTVEEHSILNGLGSAVAEVLSEGHPAPLERVGSRDVFGLSGTLDELFDYFGLRAGNIADAARRVVARKSA, from the coding sequence ATGACCACGAAGACTGCACCTCGTGAAGGGTACGCGCAAGGCCTTCTGGAACTCGGAGCCCAGCACAAGGACGTCGTTGTGCTGGACGCGGATTGCGCAAAATCCAATTTCACTGATCGCTTCCGCGACGCCTACCCGGATCGCTTCATCAACATGGGGATCGCGGAATGCGACCTCGTTGGAACGGCGGCCGGACTGGCGGCGATGGGTAAGGTGCCCTTCGCCAACGCCTACGCCAACTTCCTTACGGGACGAGGCTTCGATCAAATTCGAGTTTCCGTAGCCTATTCGGCGCGCAATGCCAAGATTGTGGGGCATAACGCCGGGATGTCGGCCGCGCAGGAAGGTGCGACCCATCTTCCGTTAGAGGACATCGGGCTGATGCGTGCCATCCCGGATATGACGGTGATTGTGCCGGCGGATTCGGAAGAGGCCCGCAAGGCCGTGGTGGCCGCCTATGAGTTGCAGGGACCGGTGTACCTGCGGATCGGCAAGTTGCCGGTACCCGATGTGACAACGGCGGGCACGCCCTTTGAAATCGGGAAGGCACATACCATGCGCGAGGGCGCCGATATCACGATTGTCTCCACCGGTTGCGTGCTATACGAGGCGCTTGCGGCTGCCGAGGAACTGGCACGGGAAGGGCTCAGCGCCGAAGTGCTCAACGTTCATACCGTCAAGCCTTTGGACGCGGCTGCCATCCTCGCTTCCGTAGCTAGGACGGGTTGCGCCGTGACCGTGGAGGAACACTCGATTCTTAACGGTTTGGGTTCTGCCGTGGCGGAAGTATTGAGTGAGGGTCACCCGGCTCCGCTCGAACGTGTTGGATCACGGGATGTTTTCGGACTTTCCGGCACGTTGGATGAGCTCTTCGACTACTTCGGTTTGCGCGCTGGGAACATTGCCGACGCCGCCCGCCGCGTCGTCGCCCGTAAATCCGCATAG
- a CDS encoding transketolase: MDSEETSKLRDIAKECRRDIVRMVHHAGSGHPAGSLSAIDAMVVLYFRHMNIRPEEPEWPERDMFFLSKGHCTPAYYSVMAARGYFPREELMTFRDLGTRLQGHPSNTHLPGVDSSSGSLGQGLSLANGAAMAAKMDGLTSRYYVMIGDGEAQEGQIWEAAMTSADHCLDNVCAILDANSIQLDGPVDSVKSLGDIVAKWAAFGWYVIEVDGHDLGALDDAFADAAASSGKPTMIISRTVKGKGVSYMENTAKFHGLAPTDEELEQALEELR; this comes from the coding sequence GTGGATTCAGAAGAAACAAGCAAACTGCGCGATATTGCCAAGGAATGTCGACGCGATATCGTCCGGATGGTTCATCATGCGGGAAGTGGGCATCCAGCGGGATCACTGTCGGCGATTGACGCCATGGTTGTTCTCTACTTCCGGCATATGAATATCCGCCCAGAAGAACCCGAATGGCCCGAGCGTGACATGTTCTTCCTCTCCAAGGGGCACTGCACACCCGCCTATTACTCGGTAATGGCAGCCCGGGGCTACTTTCCACGGGAGGAACTCATGACCTTCCGCGACCTCGGGACTCGGTTACAGGGGCACCCATCCAATACTCATCTGCCAGGAGTTGATTCCTCCTCGGGATCGCTCGGGCAGGGGCTGTCGCTGGCCAACGGCGCGGCGATGGCCGCGAAAATGGATGGCTTAACCTCACGCTACTACGTGATGATTGGCGACGGCGAGGCGCAGGAGGGGCAGATATGGGAAGCGGCAATGACATCCGCCGATCACTGCCTTGACAACGTGTGCGCAATCCTCGACGCGAACTCCATCCAGCTCGATGGTCCGGTTGATTCCGTGAAGTCCCTGGGCGACATCGTCGCCAAATGGGCGGCTTTTGGCTGGTATGTGATCGAAGTGGACGGCCACGATTTGGGTGCGCTCGACGATGCCTTCGCCGACGCGGCTGCAAGCAGTGGCAAGCCCACCATGATCATCTCCCGCACCGTGAAGGGCAAAGGTGTGTCTTATATGGAGAACACCGCAAAATTCCACGGTTTGGCACCTACCGATGAAGAACTCGAGCAGGCTCTGGAGGAACTGCGATGA
- a CDS encoding DUF3830 family protein → MKLEITAGGFTFIAEYQEEEGPKTVKAFREKLMPLTSRMIHVRWSGQAGWIPFGDLDLELEPENGTCYPHPGEVVIYPGGKSETEILLAYGYTNFASKAGQLPGNPLARIVEGNEHLAELGEKLLWEGAQEITFREIDD, encoded by the coding sequence ATGAAGCTCGAGATAACCGCCGGTGGTTTCACCTTCATCGCAGAGTACCAAGAAGAGGAAGGACCGAAGACGGTCAAGGCCTTCCGGGAAAAGCTCATGCCTCTGACCTCGCGCATGATTCACGTGCGCTGGTCAGGCCAGGCGGGCTGGATCCCCTTCGGTGATCTGGACCTGGAATTGGAGCCCGAGAACGGCACCTGCTACCCACATCCGGGTGAAGTCGTGATTTACCCGGGAGGCAAGTCCGAAACGGAGATCCTGCTGGCATACGGGTACACGAATTTCGCGTCCAAGGCAGGGCAGCTGCCCGGAAATCCGCTGGCACGGATCGTGGAGGGCAATGAGCACCTGGCGGAGCTGGGCGAGAAACTCCTGTGGGAAGGCGCGCAAGAGATCACCTTCCGTGAAATCGACGACTGA
- a CDS encoding aspartate carbamoyltransferase: MSEYMRSMKEMIEAVDNVGKSFISINDLSPEQLLKLFELGKSLELFNRSKIDLFDDKMLALMFFQPSTRTRMSFQTAMERMGGHVIVEANPKVTSSVAKEESIEDTMRCISQYANVAVIRHYDEDEARRGAEAAECPVINGGWGHWEHPTQALLDLYTIWRRFGHFDGLKVAVVSPNMIEARTGHSMAYGLARLGADVTICSDSDLRTPNEVTDRIRTEFNVDLKEEFDFDQDGFNNFVRTQDYIYLPGCSAPAGAEAEAFKKLMDRYLIRYDTLRDEAEKGHMVYVTHTLPRRAGEMDLAIDNTPHQLYFRAILQSVSIRMALLASILGL, translated from the coding sequence GTGTCCGAATACATGCGTTCGATGAAGGAAATGATTGAAGCAGTCGACAATGTCGGCAAGTCCTTCATCTCCATTAACGACCTCAGCCCCGAGCAACTGCTCAAATTGTTCGAACTGGGTAAGAGCCTCGAACTATTCAACAGGTCGAAGATCGACCTGTTCGACGACAAAATGCTGGCGTTGATGTTCTTCCAGCCCTCCACCCGCACCCGGATGTCCTTCCAGACAGCCATGGAGCGTATGGGCGGCCACGTCATCGTGGAAGCGAACCCGAAAGTGACTTCCTCGGTTGCCAAGGAGGAGTCCATTGAGGACACCATGCGTTGCATCTCGCAGTACGCAAATGTGGCGGTGATTCGCCACTACGACGAGGACGAAGCGCGGCGCGGAGCCGAGGCTGCTGAGTGTCCGGTGATTAACGGCGGGTGGGGCCACTGGGAGCATCCAACACAAGCCCTGCTCGACCTTTACACCATCTGGCGTCGCTTCGGGCACTTCGACGGTCTGAAGGTCGCCGTCGTCTCGCCGAATATGATCGAGGCCCGCACCGGCCACTCCATGGCCTACGGCCTGGCACGCCTGGGTGCCGATGTAACCATCTGTTCCGACTCCGATCTGCGTACCCCCAACGAGGTAACTGATCGTATCCGCACAGAGTTCAACGTCGACTTGAAGGAAGAATTCGACTTCGATCAGGACGGCTTCAACAACTTCGTACGCACCCAGGACTACATCTACCTACCCGGCTGCTCGGCACCGGCGGGCGCGGAGGCGGAAGCCTTCAAGAAGTTGATGGACCGTTACCTGATCCGTTACGACACCCTGCGCGACGAGGCGGAGAAGGGCCACATGGTGTACGTGACCCACACGCTGCCCCGCCGTGCCGGCGAGATGGACCTCGCCATCGATAACACCCCGCATCAACTCTACTTCCGGGCGATCCTGCAATCCGTGTCCATCCGCATGGCCCTATTGGCATCGATCCTCGGCCTGTGA